A window of the Hevea brasiliensis isolate MT/VB/25A 57/8 chromosome 6, ASM3005281v1, whole genome shotgun sequence genome harbors these coding sequences:
- the LOC131180803 gene encoding MDIS1-interacting receptor like kinase 2-like — translation MCLLAKSLSKLFQALLILIFLSSISFFINSSASAATSVSADAKSDEPVKGGKEADSLLKWKASLDNQSQSVLDSWVGSRPCSWVGVTCDSSGSITNLSLINLRLRGTLHSFNFSCFPNLLSLEICNNSLYGTLPSHICNLSKITLLNMSGNHLTGNIPSEIGLLTNLSKLDLSSNNLTGSIPPSIGKLRELSILRLFENELSGSVPQEIGMLSSLFELSLGENNLKGSIPTSIANLKNLSILYLWGNKLSGSIPSEIGFLKCLQQLDLSSNGFTGVIPSSIGHLRNLSILDLHDNKLSGSIPLEIGFLKSLKKLALSSNALSGPIPPSIGNLRELSLLSLWDNRLSGSIPHEIGMLSSLSELYLGENNLTGSIPTSIGELKSLHMLKLLFNQLNGSLPLEFNNLTRLKSLQLYGNGFTGHLPENVCLGGLLENFTAGCNHFSGSIPKTLRNCTSLVRLRLDWNQLTGNISEDLGIYPHLNFIDLSNNRFHGELSWKLGKWKNITSLKFSNNNISGSIPPELGNATQLHLIDLSWNHLQGQIPKELAKLKLLFKICLNNNNLFGLVPLDLNVLFNLEEINLAANNLSGSIPGQLGELPHLLVLNLSGNEFTGSIPFELGNLHFLEVLDLSQNLLMGHMPRQLGQLRTLEVLNLSYNMLSGLIPTTFVDLWGLTTVDISYNELEGPIPNVKAFRDAPFKAYRNNKGLCGNASSLKACTSIKSGKTQTKSKKVVILILLPVLATLCLLLLIVRLLILFRLRKRKAQSWESKDEDILVIPGHDEELQYEKIIEATEDFNSNYCIGAGGSGVVYKVVLPSGRVFAVKKLHPLQDDKSGNLKAFERDIQVLLDIRHRNIVKLHGFCSHSKLSFLVYEFMERGSLRSILTSEEQAAELDWIKRLNIVKGVANALSYMHHNCPFPIIHRDISSNNILLDSKYEPHVSDFGTARLLLPNSSNRTSFAGTFGYTAPELAYTMQVNEKCDVYSFGVIALELVLGKHPGNLISSLWSSASSSSLNDQHKLLKDVIDQRLPLPQNQVAEDVVYITMLAFTCLRINPKSRPTMQQVSSKMIPKYPLISKPFSTIKLEELFPESSTDV, via the exons ATGTGCTTGCTCGCTAAATCACTTTCCAAGTTATTCCAAGCCCTGCTTATTCTCATATTTCTATCTTCTATATCTTTCTTCATCAATTCTTCTGCTTCCGCTGCAACTTCAGTCTCTGCCGATGCAAAGAGTGATGAACCAGTTAAAGGGGGAAAGGAAGCTGATTCTCTCTTAAAATGGAAAGCCAGTCTTGATAACCAAAGCCAATCTGTTTTAGATTCTTGGGTTGGCAGCAGGCCTTGCAGTTGGGTTGGGGTCACTTGTGATAGCTCTGGAAGTATCACCAATTTGAGCCTCATTAATTTACGTTTAAGAGGTACGCTTCATAGTTTCAATTTTTCATGCTTTCCCAACCTTTTAAGTCTTGAGATTTGTAACAACTCATTGTATGGGACCCTTCCGTCACATATCTGTAATCTCTCCAAAATTACCTTATTGAACATGTCCGGCAATCATCTCACAGGAAATATTCCATCTGAGATAGGTTTGCTGACAAATCTTTCTAAGCTTGATTTGTCAAGCAACAATCTCACAGGTTCAATCCCTCCTTCCATTGGAAAATTGAGGGAGTTATCAATTCTTCGGCTTTTTGAAAACGAACTCTCTGGATCCGTCCCCCAAGAAATTGGGATGCTTAGTTCTCTTTTTGAACTCTCTTTGGGCGAAAACAATCTCAAAGGCTCAATCCCTACTTCCATAGCAAATTTGAAAAATCTTTCTATTCTCTACTTGTGGGGTAATAAACTTTCTGGTTCCATACCTTCAGAAATTGGGTTCTTAAAATGTTTACAACAACTTGACCTATCAAGTAATGGTTTTACTGGTGTAATCCCTTCTTCTAttggacacttgagaaatttatCGATTCTTGACCTTCATGACAATAAACTTTCTGGTTCCATAcctttagaaatcgggttcttaAAATCTCTTAAAAAACTTGCCTTGTCGAGTAATGCTCTGTCTGGACCAATTCCTCCTTCCATTGGAAACTTGAGAGAGTTATCATTGCTTAGCCTTTGGGACAATAGACTCTCAGGATCAATCCCCCATGAAATTGGGATGCTTAGttctctttctgaactctatttgGGGGAAAATAATCTCACCGGTTCAATCCCTACATCAATAGGAGAACTTAAATCCCTTCACATGTTGAAATTGCTATTCAACCAACTCAACGGTTCCCTGCCTTTGGAATTCAATAATCTTACTCGTTTGAAGTCACTGCAGTTGTATGGGAATGGATTCACTGGTCATTTGCCAGAAAATGTATGCCTTGGAGGGTTGCTTGAAAATTTCACTGCTGGCTGTAATCATTTCTCAGGTTCGATCCCCAAAACCTTGAGAAATTGTACTAGCTTAGTTAGACTTAGACTTGACTGGAATCAATTAACAGGGAACATTTCAGAAGATTTAGGGATATACCCGCATTTGAATTTCATTGATTTGAGTAACAATAGATTTCATGGAGAGCTTTCATGGAAACTGGGGAAGTGGAAAAACATCACgtcattaaaattttcaaacaacAACATCTCTGGCAGCATACCACCCGAGCTGGGAAATGCTACTCAATTACATCTTATTGACCTTTCCTGGAATCATTTGCAAGGGCAAATTCCTAAAGAATTGGCAAAGTTGAAGCTGTTGTTCAAAATTTGTCTTAATAACAACAATCTTTTTGGCCTTGTCCCTTTAGATTTGAATGTGCTATTTAATCTGGAAGAAATTAATTTAGCAGCAAATAATCTAAGTGGTTCAATTCCTGGACAACTTGGAGAACTTCCACATTTATTGGTCTTGAATTTGAGTGGAAATGAATTTACAGGAAGTATTCCGTTTGAGTTAGGGAATCTACATTTTCTAGAAGTTCTTGATCTTAGTCAAAATTTGTTGATGGGACATATGCCACGACAACTTGGGCAATTGAGAACTCTAGAAGTGTTGAATCTCTCCTATAACATGCTTTCTGGTTTGATTCCAACCACTTTTGTTGATTTGTGGGGCTTGACTACTGTGGATATATCCTACAATGAGTTAGAAGGTCCTATTCCCAATGTAAAAGCCTTCCGTGATGCTCCATTTAAGGCATATAGAAACAATAAAGGCTTATGTGGTAATGCTAGTAGTCTAAAGGCTTGTACGTCTATCAAAAGTGGTAAAACTCAGACAAAGAGCAAAAAGGTTGTCATTCTGATTTTACTTCCTGTTTTGGCCACCCTCTGTCTGTTGCTCTTGATTGTACGTCTCTTGATTCTTTTTCGACTTAGAAAAAGAAAAGCCCAATCATGGGAATCAAAAGATGAAGATATACTGGTGATACCTGGTCATGATGAGGAATTACAATATGAAAAAATCATTGAGGCCACTGAGGATTTCAACTCCAACTATTGCATTGGAGCAGGTGGAAGTGGAGTCGTTTATAAAGTTGTGCTGCCATCAGGTCGAGTTTTTGCTGTGAAAAAACTTCATCCATTACAGGATGACAAGTCAGGGAACTTGAAAGCTTTTGAAAGAGATATTCAAGTGTTGTTAGACATTCGACATCGAAATATTGTGAAGTTACATGGTTTTTGTTCACATTCAAAGCTCTCTTTTTTGGTTTATGAGTTCATGGAAAGGGGGAGTTTGAGAAGCATTTTAACAAGTGAAGAGCAAGCAGCAGAACTGGATTGGATCAAAAGGCTAAATATTGTCAAAGGGGTGGCCAATGCGTTATCTTATATGCACCATAATTGCCCTTTTCCAATCATTCATCGGGACATTTCTAGCAACAACATTCTTTTGGATTCAAAATACGAGCCTCATGTATCTGATTTTGGCACAGCTAGGCTTTTATTGCCTAACTCATCCAACAGAACGTCCTTTGCTGGTACCTTTGGATACACAGCTCCAG AATTAGCCTACACAATGCAAGTGAATGAAAAATGTGATGTGTATAGTTTTGGGGTGATAGCACTGGAGTTAGTACTGGGAAAGCATCCAGGCAACCTCATCTCATCTCTATGGTCATCAGCATCTTCCTCATCACTGAATGATCAGCATAAATTGTTAAAGGATGTGATTGACCAGCGTCTTCCACTTCCTCAAAATCAAGTTGCAGAGGATGTTGTCTACATTACCATGTTAGCATTTACATGCTTGCGTATCAATCCCAAATCTCGGCCTACAATGCAACAAGTTTCCTCGAAGATGATTCCTAAGTATCCTCTAATTTCAAAGCCATTCTCCACAATAAAATTAGAAGAACTATTTCCCGAAAGTAGCACCGACGTTTGA